In one window of Apis mellifera strain DH4 linkage group LG12, Amel_HAv3.1, whole genome shotgun sequence DNA:
- the LOC100577596 gene encoding uncharacterized protein LOC100577596, whose product MGQTVGRMPHIWADLLKERDRVLYWSGEVLSKVIDNVNEERSFLIDYGNESIDKKIDSWMDSNEARIDRIFSKHPNLPESFKLEVTNELKQIKEDLRIKMRHDYYHGYRDMDKFTKKVDRLGERQRKIHGKLLHIENICDNDIKEFRRKFGPLRVKTFKNLKSGEKMIIKDKRLKSQFAKRVYDIDHKNVQECAKCIDKLIKIIEKKAIFKQ is encoded by the exons ATGGGGCAAACGGTGGGACGCATGCCTCACATATGGGCagatttattgaaagaaagagatcgTGTTTTATATTGGAGTGGTGAGGTTTTATCAAAAGTGATCGACAACGTAAACGAAGAAAGATCATTCCTGATCGATTACGGCAATGAAAGCATTGATAAAAAGATCGATTCGTGGATGGATTCGAACGAAGCACGAATCGATAGAATTTTCAGTAAACATCCAAACCTGCCAGAATCATTTAAACTTGAAGTGACAAACGAACTCAAACaa ataaaagaagatttaagaataaaaatgagaCATGATTACTACCATGGTTATAGAGACATGGACAAGTTCACGAAAAAAGTAGACAGATTAGGAGAACGACAGCGTAAAATACACGGGAAACTTCtacatattgaaaatatttgcgacaatgatataaaagaatttcgaagaaaattcggCCCTTTGCGAGTGAAAACGttcaaaaatcttaaatcaggtgaaaaaatgataattaaagacAAGAGACTGAAGTCACAGTTTGCTAAACGA GTATACGATATTGATCACAAAAATGTACAAGAATGTGCGAAATGTATCGACAagttaataaagattattgagaaaaaagctatatttaaacaatga